The DNA window tcccttccttccttccttccttccttccttccttccttccttccttccttccttccttccttccttccttccttcttgccggATTGGCCTGGCTTGgacttctagtacaatgttgtGTAGGAATGTGTACAGTGGTCACCCTTGTCTTATTTCTGGTCTTAGGAGAAAAGCTTTCAATCATTTACCACTGAGTGTGGTGTTAGATGCAGGCATGTTctcatggcctttattatgctgaggtaaaTTCCTTCTACCTCACTtgttgagagttttgatcatggtTGCAAGTTGAATTTGTCCAAAGCTTTTAGTGCATTTATTGAgaggattttatgattttttatatttcattctgttgatgtaaTGTGTCACATTTATTGCTTTGTGTATGTTGACCCATTCTTGCATCCCAAGAACGAACCCTACCTGGTCAAGGTATGATCCTTTGCATGTGCTGCTGcattttgtttgctagtatttcattgatactttaaaattctttagtAACCAAAGATAATGACCTGTAGTTTTCTTCCCTGGTAGTGTCCTTATCTTGCTTTGCCGTCAATGTTAATTTTGACTTtgtaaaatgcctttggaaaggttcctttctcttcagtttttttggaagagtttgaaaaggattggcattaattcttctttaaatgtttggtgcaATTTACCATGAAGCCTTCttgtccagggcttttctttgttgggaggtttctgactactgattcagtctccttgcTAGTTGATGTTCTGTTcagactttctattctgttttctgattcagtttttctaggttgtacatttctagaaatgtatctgCTTCTTCTGTGCTGTCCAATGTGGTGGAAAACCATGGGCACCAAGGGGCCATTTTGGTGGAGCCCtgaagcagcagaggggaggggcagtgaggtcagagtgtagctgctcctctattcttttcatgtggtccTTTGTGGTCTCTGTGGCCCAGGGGGGATGCTCTAcctttatcttttgttttagaattttaacattcGTATCTTGCCTATTAAtagttactagttttttttttttaattttctggtgaGGAGAACTGAATTCAGAATAATGTATGTTGCTATGTTGATTATGGCATTCCAAACTAAAAACCTAAATTCTTAAGTCATAACCACAGTTCTATGCTGCTTCCTcaaatgaaaatttcatgtaATTAGGACAAAAGTTGGGGCCAGTAGTGAGTCGTACTAACTTCCCTTTGGAATATTTTGTGGAAAGTCTTCCTTAAGAAGACATATTTCATAACTTAATGGGGCAAACAGACTCTGTCCCTTCAAAATATTAGCAGGATTCTAAATCATGGTATAATTTGCTAGGCCATGTGGGGGCTGTTTGATTGAATATACTTGCAAGAATCTTGCGAAGTTAGTATAAACAGAGTAATTTTTCTTATgagtaaaagaagagaatataaaaacatatCTAGTGGTCAATTGGCAGAGAAGGGCTCTTTCAAGATTGTTCTGAAATGATGCTACTTATGCAATACTACTATAAAGCAGCAGTTATCCCCTGAATTATCAGAGGTCATTAAAAAAcctgttcttttaattatttaattttaaaatgtttttgatttataatgttgtgccaacttctgctgtacagcaaagtgactcaatcatagatatatacatacattccttttttcaacCTGTATATTTAATCAATGATATACTCTTTTATATAATAATCACAgaatttatattgctttttaagaaaattttcagtcaactttaaaaatatctttataattTATCATGAGACCTCATGACATAACTGAGAACCTGAAGAACTAAGAAGGTGCTTGCTGACAATTCAAGATGAAAAGCTGAGGTCTTTACCCCAAGACAGTGAAGGACATTCCCTTTCTACTCTTCAATGAAGGTAAAATATGGCATGCATTAGAATTGTACTGTTACCATTTCACCCGAGTCAGCAGTGCattctcttgtctcttttctgacttcaggAGTTCAAAGACAATGACTGGGggagaaaatattacaaatatcacAGACTTTATCCTTTTGGGATTCTCAGATTTTCCCCATATCAGAGAAGTCCTCTTTGTGGTGTTCCTggtgatatatattttgactctGACTTGGAATCTGTGTCTCATTGTCCTGATAAGGATGGATTCCCATCTCCACAtgcccatgtacttcttcctcagtaatCTGTCCTTTATAGACATCTGCTATGTGAGCTCTACAGCCCCCAAGATGCTCTATGACTTTTTCCAGGCAAAGCCAACTATCACCGTTGTGGGTTGTGCCATTCAATACTTTGTGTTTTCAACCATGGGAATGAGTGAGTCTTATCTCATGACagtcatggcttatgaccgctatgcTGCCATTTGTAACCCACTCCTCTATTCATCAACCATGTCACCCTCTCTCTGTGGTCGGATGATGCTGGGGTCCTATATGGCTggactctctgcttctctgtcccaAGTGTGTGCCATGTTTCAGCTCCACTTCTGTGGGCCTAATGTCAtccaccacttcttctgtgacatgcCCCAGCTGTTGGTTCTTTCCTGCTCTGACACATTCTTTGTACGACTCTTGACTGCTATATTAACAGTGATCTTTGGGATTATAAATGCCCTGGTTATCATGATCTCCTACGTCTACATTGTCATCTCCATCATGAAGATCACTTCCGCTAAAGGTCGGTCCAAGGCTTTCaacacctgtgcttctcacttgACAGCAGTTACCCTCTTCTACACCTCAGGTATGTTTGTCTATTTGAGTTCCAGCTCTGGTGGTTCCTCCAGCTTTGACAGGTTTGCCTCAGTCTTCTACACTGTGGTGATTCCTATGTTGAACCCTTTGatatacagtctgaggaacaaagacatcaaagatgcctTGAAGAGGTTGCAGAGGAAGAGAGGATGTCGGTCAAATAACAGATTGAGAGATTTGTCTTGTTAGAATGACCTTAACACACATTAATATTCTCGTGAATGGAGTGTAGCAAAATTCATACCGTCTTTGAAAAAAGGCTTAATGTGAAACAGATCATTTGCCAAAGTAGCCCAATAGCTGAATCACAccgcacaaacaaacaaacaaaaaaaatgctttaagtcCTTGTggcccattattttcattctccttGTGGTGTGGTTTCAATATTTATTCATCAATCAGCAAGCATTCATGAAACATCAAGGTTTAGaactttgtttcttcctttttgccTCTGAGATGATATCTGTTAAATCTTAGATTATGACCCCAATGATGACAGACGTCCCAGGATTGTAGCAAACTTGTCTCCCAAATACTCTGATGCAGCCTAACCTAGACATGATTGTGACCAATGTTCATTCTGTGTTTCTGACCAGAATGAGGGTGAACACAGAGAGGGAATATGCCATTGGACACGAACAAGACATACAGTTGGCCTGACTGTGCCTCCCATGGAGATTAGTCTGAGGTAGCTTATGTTTGTGTAAGGCCTCTTTCAGTGCTTATTATCTGATAAGTCTCTGGTCACCTCCTAATATCCAGCAGTTATAATCTGATGAAGGAGGAGGTGATTTGAATCATGAAGAGGAATGGAATGATACATGCAGTCCCTTTTGTGCTATTTTTATGAATCTGATGGTGTAATTTTTTGCATCTAGTGTCCAGTGGGGATTTCTGTTGGAGATGGTATTCAAAAATTCATGTCACAGTCAATAGCAATTTCTTATATTGTGGGATTCAAATTTCTCTCTcactaaatttggaaaattttc is part of the Sus scrofa isolate TJ Tabasco breed Duroc chromosome 2, Sscrofa11.1, whole genome shotgun sequence genome and encodes:
- the LOC100523946 gene encoding olfactory receptor 5AN1-like; its protein translation is MTGGENITNITDFILLGFSDFPHIREVLFVVFLVIYILTLTWNLCLIVLIRMDSHLHMPMYFFLSNLSFIDICYVSSTAPKMLYDFFQAKPTITVVGCAIQYFVFSTMGMSESYLMTVMAYDRYAAICNPLLYSSTMSPSLCGRMMLGSYMAGLSASLSQVCAMFQLHFCGPNVIHHFFCDMPQLLVLSCSDTFFVRLLTAILTVIFGIINALVIMISYVYIVISIMKITSAKGRSKAFNTCASHLTAVTLFYTSGMFVYLSSSSGGSSSFDRFASVFYTVVIPMLNPLIYSLRNKDIKDALKRLQRKRGCRSNNRLRDLSC